The following coding sequences are from one Mesotoga sp. BH458_6_3_2_1 window:
- a CDS encoding toll/interleukin-1 receptor domain-containing protein: MSSRKEWQVFVSCKVTDSRGNKTRDWELARNIYELLKENSINAFMSTLSIIETGNSNYQEEIDFALGKAKVLIVVATSPDHLESGWVKHEWETFQNEVNSDRKRRCQIVVFVENIPVSSLPLGLRRLTVISEGPGALDQLLSFVKNALKYANGSNPKEVPFLIQRRKRKSIWIFTSIAVICLLVVLGALAFYISQNSLYEKLVEYYETVRSKFDSVEQEIENAGESLHNVENLILNEIGEGLNEANAKLLEIREFRRKTMKTIEVLIQEGDFGDSEIRALYLIVNESYVEQDAIDELIDRYIKEKWEYQMTTHGLRNQIFECETKLIFFEDKMPRYRYEIEIRKRDFSKPDSLLLKLEEVKNGVNEVQSKISQVLSEIQELRYEPL, translated from the coding sequence ACAAAACTCGCGACTGGGAGTTAGCAAGAAATATCTACGAGCTCCTGAAAGAGAATTCTATTAATGCTTTTATGAGTACCTTGTCCATCATAGAGACCGGTAACTCAAATTACCAGGAAGAGATAGACTTTGCTCTTGGAAAAGCGAAAGTTTTGATTGTTGTAGCAACATCGCCGGATCATCTTGAATCGGGGTGGGTAAAACACGAATGGGAAACATTTCAAAACGAAGTCAATAGTGATAGAAAAAGAAGATGCCAGATTGTTGTTTTTGTTGAGAATATACCTGTTTCTTCTCTTCCTTTGGGACTTAGAAGACTGACTGTCATATCTGAAGGACCCGGTGCTCTTGACCAGCTGCTGAGCTTCGTTAAGAACGCTCTCAAATATGCCAATGGTTCGAACCCAAAAGAAGTCCCTTTTCTTATTCAAAGAAGAAAAAGGAAGTCTATTTGGATATTTACGAGTATTGCAGTAATCTGTCTTCTTGTAGTTCTTGGGGCCCTAGCCTTTTATATTAGTCAAAATTCTCTGTACGAAAAGCTTGTAGAATACTATGAAACAGTTAGGTCCAAGTTTGATTCAGTAGAACAAGAAATCGAAAATGCGGGAGAAAGCCTCCATAACGTAGAAAATTTGATTCTTAATGAGATTGGGGAAGGTTTAAATGAAGCAAATGCAAAGCTTTTGGAAATCAGAGAATTTAGAAGAAAAACAATGAAGACGATAGAGGTATTGATTCAGGAAGGAGATTTCGGAGATAGCGAAATACGTGCACTTTATCTAATAGTTAACGAATCATATGTAGAACAAGATGCAATAGATGAGCTTATTGATCGCTACATCAAGGAAAAATGGGAATATCAGATGACGACACATGGACTTAGAAATCAGATATTTGAGTGTGAAACGAAGCTGATTTTTTTTGAGGACAAAATGCCTCGTTATAGATATGAAATCGAAATTCGGAAGAGAGACTTTTCAAAACCTGATTCACTTTTGTTGAAACTTGAGGAAGTGAAAAACGGGGTTAACGAAGTACAAAGCAAAATATCTCAAGTGCTTAGTGAAATACAAGAATTAAGGTACGAACCATTATGA